From Echinicola jeungdonensis, the proteins below share one genomic window:
- a CDS encoding CmpA/NrtA family ABC transporter substrate-binding protein: MFSIKQVTAKITILAAVASTLYSCGGSGTKGNTTESVEESSSSTIQLEIEKPQLTFGFIKLTDMAPLAIAKELGYFEDEGLYVTIEAQSNWKNVLDRVIDGQLDGSHMLAGQPIAAGAGFGRQAELVTPFSMDLNGNGITVSNEVWSKMKPNVPTNGDGKPKHPIKADALAPVVQEYKNSGRPFKMGMVFPVSTHNYEIRYWLGAAGINPGFYTEDNIQGQVDADVLLSVTPPPQMPATLEAGTIYGYCVGEPWNQQAVFKGIGVPVTTNYDIWKNNPEKVFVMTKKFIEENPNTAIAVTKALIRAGKWLDTPGNRPEAVGILSKSAYVGADSVVIANSMTGTFEFEKGDKREMKDFNVFFRHHATYPFYSDGIWFLTQMRRWGQIPEKKPADWYSNTIKDIYRPDIWEKAAKLLVEEGHLEESEIPQTDGYKAPTSDFIDGNTYDGKDPIGYINSFEIGNKD; this comes from the coding sequence GTTGCCTCTACACTTTACAGTTGTGGAGGGAGTGGCACCAAGGGAAATACAACAGAATCGGTCGAGGAATCCAGTTCCTCGACCATACAACTGGAAATTGAAAAGCCACAGTTGACTTTTGGCTTCATCAAATTGACGGATATGGCTCCATTGGCAATTGCCAAAGAACTTGGCTATTTCGAAGATGAAGGGCTTTATGTCACTATTGAAGCGCAATCAAACTGGAAAAATGTGTTGGACCGTGTTATCGACGGTCAATTGGATGGTTCTCATATGTTGGCCGGCCAGCCCATTGCAGCCGGGGCTGGATTTGGCCGACAAGCGGAGCTAGTAACGCCTTTCTCCATGGACTTGAATGGTAACGGAATCACCGTTTCCAATGAAGTTTGGTCTAAAATGAAACCTAATGTGCCAACCAATGGAGATGGAAAACCAAAGCACCCCATCAAAGCGGATGCCCTAGCACCGGTTGTTCAAGAATACAAAAACAGCGGTCGACCATTTAAAATGGGTATGGTATTCCCGGTATCTACTCACAACTACGAGATCAGGTATTGGTTGGGTGCTGCCGGTATCAACCCTGGATTTTATACAGAGGATAATATCCAAGGCCAGGTGGATGCAGATGTTTTGCTTTCTGTAACTCCTCCGCCGCAGATGCCAGCTACTTTGGAAGCAGGTACCATTTATGGTTACTGTGTGGGTGAGCCTTGGAACCAACAAGCTGTATTTAAAGGTATCGGAGTTCCAGTGACCACTAACTATGACATTTGGAAAAACAATCCGGAGAAGGTGTTTGTAATGACCAAGAAGTTTATCGAAGAAAATCCAAACACTGCCATTGCTGTTACCAAAGCGTTGATCCGTGCAGGGAAATGGTTGGATACCCCGGGAAACAGACCTGAAGCAGTGGGTATTCTTTCTAAGTCAGCTTATGTAGGTGCCGACTCTGTAGTTATCGCCAACTCCATGACCGGAACATTTGAATTTGAAAAAGGTGACAAAAGGGAAATGAAAGACTTCAACGTATTCTTCCGTCACCACGCTACTTATCCTTTCTATTCTGATGGTATTTGGTTCCTGACTCAAATGAGAAGATGGGGGCAAATTCCTGAGAAAAAACCTGCTGACTGGTACAGCAATACTATCAAGGATATTTATCGTCCCGATATCTGGGAAAAAGCAGCCAAACTGTTGGTGGAAGAAGGACACCTGGAAGAATCCGAAATCCCACAAACAGATGGTTATAAAGCACCAACATCCGACTTTATTGATGGTAATACTTACGATGGAAAAGATCCGATCGGGTATATCAACAGCTTTGAAATAGGCAATAAAGATTAA
- a CDS encoding ABC transporter permease, with the protein MKDKTLKTIRFLGLGFIEPVLKIINGEEPKKNATNFVKQIIFPIASIFVFILVWHLGATALYNMEAEKRIEKARTEQGEEAALLMKECIKSGDVSCQPNTLPSPHQVYQAFNALWQDHIMISDKKEDFQAKVADTNAKREEKGLAPIEYTGRPSFVDQIGTSLKTVAAGFLLALFIAVPVGIIIGLSDVLRNSFNWLIQILKPVSPVVWLLLVFMIVKTLITDPSMDKSFIISSISVGLCAMWATLVNTSMGVSSVDKDYINVSKVLKLNIGQNIFKIILPSSFPLIFTGLRITVSVAWMVLIAIELLAQSPGLGSFVWEEFQNGANDSNAKIIVAMFVIGIIGFLLDRIMLTVQNLMTFNKA; encoded by the coding sequence ATGAAAGATAAAACATTAAAAACAATCAGATTTCTTGGACTGGGGTTTATTGAACCTGTCCTTAAGATAATCAATGGGGAAGAACCCAAAAAGAATGCAACGAATTTTGTCAAACAAATAATTTTCCCAATAGCTTCAATATTTGTATTTATTCTGGTATGGCACCTGGGAGCCACTGCCCTTTATAATATGGAAGCAGAAAAAAGAATAGAAAAAGCTAGAACAGAGCAGGGCGAGGAAGCAGCATTGCTGATGAAAGAATGTATTAAATCCGGAGATGTTAGCTGTCAGCCCAATACCCTGCCTTCACCTCATCAAGTGTATCAAGCCTTTAATGCCTTGTGGCAAGACCACATCATGATTTCTGACAAAAAAGAAGATTTCCAGGCAAAAGTGGCGGATACCAATGCCAAAAGAGAAGAAAAGGGGCTTGCCCCCATTGAATATACAGGCCGCCCTTCCTTTGTGGATCAGATCGGCACCAGCCTTAAAACTGTGGCAGCAGGTTTTCTATTAGCCTTGTTTATTGCAGTTCCAGTAGGCATTATTATCGGATTGAGTGATGTATTAAGAAATTCCTTCAACTGGTTGATCCAAATCCTTAAACCGGTTTCCCCAGTAGTTTGGTTGTTATTGGTTTTTATGATTGTAAAAACCCTCATCACCGATCCAAGTATGGACAAATCCTTTATTATTTCCTCCATCAGTGTGGGCTTATGTGCCATGTGGGCCACCTTGGTCAATACCAGCATGGGGGTGTCCAGTGTTGATAAAGATTATATCAACGTATCCAAAGTTTTGAAACTGAACATCGGACAGAATATTTTCAAAATAATTCTGCCTTCCTCGTTCCCACTGATATTTACCGGGCTAAGGATTACGGTTTCTGTGGCCTGGATGGTGTTGATTGCCATTGAGTTATTGGCCCAAAGCCCTGGATTAGGATCCTTCGTTTGGGAGGAATTCCAGAACGGCGCCAATGATTCCAATGCAAAAATCATCGTTGCCATGTTTGTCATCGGTATCATCGGTTTCCTGTTGGACAGGATCATGCTTACTGTACAGAACTTGATGACCTTTAACAAAGCCTAA
- a CDS encoding ABC transporter ATP-binding protein has protein sequence MPILELKNVSKSFGSGPSRVDVLSDINLSVEDGEFVAIVGFSGSGKTTLINMVNGLEFPDKGEVLLHGKPITGPGPDRGVIFQNYSLLPWLTVYKNVKLAVDEVFPKMSKKEKDQHIRKYVEMVNLSHAIDKMPKELSGGMRQRVSVARALAMNPEVLLMDEPLSALDALTRGTLQEEIVKIWSQDQKTAILITNDVDEGILMADRIIPLKPGPKATLGPEFKIDFERPRDVTEINKDPQYKRLRNDILEYLIEVGSTRRQVSDQKYILPDLKPTMPGRVRFGKKKKSNKVKYF, from the coding sequence ATGCCAATATTAGAATTAAAAAACGTATCGAAATCATTTGGCTCGGGACCTTCCCGGGTAGATGTCCTTTCCGATATCAACCTATCGGTAGAAGATGGAGAATTTGTAGCCATTGTGGGATTTTCCGGAAGTGGAAAAACCACCCTGATTAATATGGTCAATGGCTTGGAATTCCCGGACAAAGGAGAAGTTTTATTGCACGGTAAACCTATCACCGGTCCAGGACCTGACAGGGGTGTTATATTCCAAAATTACTCCCTTCTTCCCTGGTTGACAGTATATAAAAATGTGAAACTGGCCGTGGACGAGGTATTTCCTAAAATGTCCAAGAAAGAAAAGGACCAACATATCAGAAAATATGTGGAAATGGTAAATCTCAGCCATGCCATTGACAAAATGCCCAAGGAACTTTCCGGAGGTATGCGTCAGCGGGTTTCAGTGGCAAGAGCCTTGGCCATGAACCCTGAAGTGCTGTTAATGGATGAACCGCTCAGTGCTTTGGACGCTTTGACCCGGGGAACCTTACAGGAAGAAATTGTAAAAATCTGGAGCCAGGATCAAAAAACAGCCATCCTGATTACCAATGATGTGGATGAAGGGATCCTCATGGCAGACCGGATTATTCCTTTGAAACCAGGGCCAAAAGCCACCTTGGGACCAGAATTTAAAATTGACTTTGAGCGACCACGAGATGTGACCGAGATCAATAAAGATCCTCAATATAAAAGACTTAGAAATGATATCCTGGAGTACCTGATCGAGGTGGGATCCACCCGTAGGCAGGTAAGTGATCAGAAATACATCCTTCCTGATCTAAAGCCAACCATGCCCGGACGAGTGCGGTTTGGCAAAAAGAAAAAGAGTAATAAGGTAAAATATTTCTAA
- a CDS encoding ABC transporter ATP-binding protein, with protein sequence MEALLKKEKQLIPHLAGKPEMLVCKDIRKVYPTPKGDYVVLDDLHLSIKKGEFVSIIGHSGCGKSTLLTMIAGLNEISGGNVIVDHEPIRGAGPDRAVVFQSPSLLPWLTALQNVMIGVNQVFPKATKAEKNDICKYYLNKVGLGNDFNKKATSLSQGMQQRVGIARAFALKPKILLLDEPFGMLDSLTRGELQDVLLEIWQKEKITAVAITHDVDESIFLADRVIMMTSGPYAKIGDELIIPFERPRNRKDVLEHPEYYDYRGYLMDFLNH encoded by the coding sequence ATGGAAGCATTACTAAAAAAAGAAAAACAATTAATACCGCATTTAGCCGGCAAGCCGGAAATGCTGGTATGTAAAGATATCCGAAAAGTGTACCCTACGCCAAAGGGTGATTATGTGGTACTTGATGATTTGCACCTTTCCATCAAAAAAGGAGAATTTGTCTCCATAATCGGACACTCAGGCTGTGGCAAATCCACCCTTTTGACCATGATTGCAGGGCTGAATGAAATTAGTGGCGGAAATGTAATTGTTGACCACGAACCCATACGGGGGGCTGGACCTGACAGAGCGGTTGTTTTTCAGTCCCCTAGCCTTTTACCTTGGTTGACGGCCTTGCAGAATGTAATGATCGGAGTCAACCAGGTTTTCCCTAAAGCCACCAAAGCTGAGAAAAATGACATTTGTAAGTATTATCTGAATAAGGTAGGGCTGGGAAATGATTTTAATAAAAAAGCAACTTCCCTTTCCCAAGGTATGCAGCAAAGGGTAGGTATTGCCAGGGCTTTTGCCTTGAAACCAAAAATACTCTTGCTGGATGAACCCTTTGGTATGCTGGACTCCCTAACCCGGGGTGAGCTGCAGGATGTGCTGTTAGAAATCTGGCAAAAAGAGAAAATCACGGCCGTAGCCATTACCCACGATGTGGATGAATCCATCTTTTTGGCCGATAGGGTCATTATGATGACCAGCGGACCTTATGCCAAAATTGGGGATGAATTGATCATTCCGTTTGAAAGGCCTAGAAACAGAAAAGACGTATTGGAGCATCCGGAATATTATGATTACAGAGGTTATTTGATGGATTTCTTAAACCACTAA
- the hemA gene encoding glutamyl-tRNA reductase gives MNELKIVKITHKEADIKARGLFTLPHEERSAFYLQLRDYFNVQEALIISTCNRTEIYYVHPEKLDQKIIKLLCALKGLQAAEYQHFFSAISDGQQTLKHLYRVAIGLESQVLGDIQIFGQVKQAYQESNDLGMCQTLMHRALHTLFFTHKQVCQETEFKNGAVSVSYSAVKLIKKKKLGGENPNILVVGAGKMGADVCKNLNMLGFRQISLTNRTLQKALDLKAELSMEVIPFHEFIGILDQFDIVISTIESPKPIFTSPILDKVSKKKPLACLDLSAPQSFENGFLNRFSGQYFNLDQIGQYSEDTLQQRQKEIPKVEKLILQSIADLSQWVEEYHFTRQIKQFKSTLDQLRKRAMAAHLKKLDPDYHEHMEEFSKSLIDLIVKLPAVQLRQVCERDRAHELSETLNHLFNLEHHQFTNHKQKRL, from the coding sequence ATGAACGAATTGAAGATAGTTAAAATTACCCACAAGGAGGCGGATATTAAAGCACGTGGGCTCTTCACGCTCCCTCATGAAGAGCGCTCCGCCTTTTATCTTCAACTTCGTGATTACTTCAATGTCCAGGAGGCATTGATTATATCAACTTGTAACAGGACGGAAATTTATTATGTCCATCCAGAGAAACTGGATCAAAAAATCATTAAACTTTTATGTGCCCTAAAAGGCCTCCAAGCTGCGGAATACCAACATTTTTTCTCCGCTATTTCTGATGGGCAACAGACCCTGAAGCATTTGTACCGCGTGGCTATTGGTTTGGAATCCCAGGTTTTAGGGGATATCCAGATTTTTGGCCAGGTAAAACAGGCCTATCAGGAATCCAATGATCTTGGCATGTGCCAAACCCTGATGCACCGTGCTTTACATACTTTGTTTTTTACACATAAACAAGTTTGCCAGGAAACGGAATTCAAAAACGGAGCAGTTTCAGTTTCCTACAGTGCTGTAAAACTCATAAAAAAGAAAAAGCTTGGTGGAGAAAACCCAAATATTTTGGTTGTCGGAGCCGGAAAAATGGGTGCCGATGTCTGCAAAAACCTTAATATGTTAGGTTTCCGGCAAATCAGCTTGACCAATAGGACCCTTCAAAAAGCTTTGGATTTAAAAGCCGAACTGTCCATGGAGGTCATTCCTTTCCATGAGTTTATTGGGATTTTGGATCAATTTGACATTGTGATCAGTACCATAGAATCCCCTAAGCCTATATTTACTTCCCCTATTTTAGATAAGGTTTCAAAAAAGAAACCTTTGGCTTGTCTGGATTTGAGTGCTCCTCAAAGCTTTGAAAATGGATTTTTAAATAGATTTTCAGGTCAATATTTCAACCTGGATCAAATCGGTCAATATTCCGAAGATACCCTGCAACAAAGACAAAAGGAGATTCCAAAGGTGGAAAAGCTTATCCTGCAGTCTATTGCAGATTTAAGCCAATGGGTAGAGGAGTATCATTTTACCCGACAGATCAAGCAGTTTAAATCCACCTTGGATCAACTTCGAAAAAGGGCCATGGCTGCTCATCTTAAAAAGTTGGACCCTGATTACCATGAACACATGGAGGAATTTTCCAAATCCCTAATTGACCTTATTGTCAAACTACCTGCTGTGCAGTTAAGGCAGGTATGTGAAAGGGACAGGGCCCATGAACTCAGTGAAACCCTCAATCACCTTTTTAATTTGGAACATCATCAATTCACTAACCATAAACAAAAACGATTATGA
- a CDS encoding globin family protein — protein sequence MSIFKSLFKKEKSPISPKQKELVQSTFGQVAPIAPQAAEIFYNKLFELDPSLKGLFKGDMKEQGNKLMTMLAAAVKGLDDMKSLVPVVQDLGKRHVDYGVTDEHYDTVAEALLYTLETGLGKDWNGEVKEAWASVYTVLAKTMKDAAKAA from the coding sequence ATGAGCATTTTCAAATCCCTTTTCAAGAAAGAAAAAAGTCCTATTTCTCCGAAACAAAAAGAATTGGTACAGAGCACCTTTGGCCAAGTAGCTCCTATTGCTCCACAAGCTGCTGAGATTTTCTATAATAAACTTTTTGAATTGGACCCCAGCTTAAAAGGCCTTTTCAAGGGAGATATGAAAGAGCAAGGCAACAAGTTGATGACCATGTTGGCAGCAGCAGTAAAAGGCCTTGATGATATGAAAAGTTTGGTTCCCGTAGTACAGGATTTAGGTAAAAGACATGTGGATTATGGGGTGACCGATGAACATTATGATACGGTTGCGGAAGCCCTGCTTTATACCTTGGAAACCGGATTAGGAAAAGATTGGAATGGAGAAGTAAAAGAAGCCTGGGCTTCAGTATATACCGTTTTAGCGAAAACAATGAAAGATGCCGCCAAGGCAGCTTAA
- a CDS encoding c-type heme family protein produces the protein MKTTTIHKTKWYLALVLLLGFACQPLPEEESESTSSGKMYSIEEAFEIVAAENDVARTLYTKAIVGEGKKNGLKFHEDWEKDEVEAGPLPALFLRGIASDIKKKGEIPLGLFLGSDFPVRKSNKFVGKQAELFSEIRQDGKPKYFYDEESKLYTAMFPDFAGAKPCVTCHNEHPETTKTDWKMGDIMGATTWTYPSDSVSFEELQGMIMAYRDGAAATFQKYLDKTETFSENETPKVGDVWPSAGYQLPSPTEFLDSVNHLSSKNTLKGILKM, from the coding sequence ATGAAAACCACTACAATCCACAAAACAAAATGGTACCTGGCACTTGTATTGCTGCTGGGATTTGCCTGCCAACCTTTGCCTGAAGAAGAGTCTGAATCTACCAGTTCTGGAAAGATGTACTCTATTGAGGAAGCTTTTGAAATTGTCGCTGCAGAAAATGATGTCGCCCGTACTTTATATACCAAAGCCATAGTTGGAGAAGGGAAAAAGAATGGTCTAAAATTCCACGAAGACTGGGAAAAAGATGAAGTGGAGGCCGGTCCTCTTCCGGCTTTGTTCCTTAGAGGAATCGCCAGTGATATCAAAAAGAAAGGAGAAATTCCCCTAGGACTGTTTTTAGGCTCCGATTTCCCGGTTAGAAAGTCCAATAAGTTTGTCGGTAAACAAGCTGAATTATTTTCAGAGATCCGTCAAGATGGAAAGCCCAAATATTTTTATGATGAGGAAAGTAAGCTTTATACAGCCATGTTTCCTGATTTTGCAGGGGCCAAACCCTGTGTAACCTGCCATAATGAGCATCCTGAAACCACCAAAACGGATTGGAAAATGGGTGATATCATGGGAGCTACTACTTGGACCTATCCTAGCGATTCAGTTTCCTTTGAAGAATTGCAAGGTATGATCATGGCCTATAGAGATGGTGCTGCTGCTACTTTCCAAAAATACTTGGATAAAACAGAGACCTTCTCTGAAAATGAAACGCCCAAAGTTGGGGATGTATGGCCTTCTGCAGGGTATCAACTGCCTAGCCCTACAGAATTTTTGGACAGTGTAAACCACCTTTCCTCCAAAAATACCTTAAAGGGCATCCTGAAAATGTAA
- a CDS encoding ferredoxin--NADP reductase has product MGKAISLKIKKVIKVTQDAVSLHFKQPFFKKIKYTPGQFLTLLVDIDGEIVRRCYSLNSAPGVDDYISVTVKRIKDGRVSNFLFNNIKEGDKIKVLTPMGNFTTKPDKNKKRHLVLFGAGSGITPLISIMKSILNKEPQSVVSLIYGNRDLESIIFDKELAEYKANFNGRLNLIHILDDPRGVEECYKGRVERSQVKGLLEGLPSFPEDETEYYICGPSGMMVEAEEGLKACGIPEERIFMEKFTSPPPSAEETKAAGPLLENREVSIIHNGKTYEVPVKAGTTILDAALDEKINLPYVCMDGICGTCKATCTSGEVFMRKGHVLSQKELDNNVVLTCLCKPLTNNVVLDFK; this is encoded by the coding sequence ATGGGAAAAGCCATTTCATTAAAAATCAAAAAGGTAATCAAGGTCACCCAGGATGCGGTGAGCCTGCATTTCAAACAACCTTTTTTCAAAAAAATCAAATATACCCCCGGCCAATTTTTGACCCTACTGGTGGACATAGATGGGGAGATAGTCAGAAGGTGCTATTCCCTCAACAGCGCACCTGGTGTGGATGATTATATCAGTGTTACCGTCAAAAGAATTAAGGACGGCAGGGTTTCCAATTTTCTTTTTAATAATATCAAAGAAGGAGACAAAATTAAAGTTTTGACTCCCATGGGGAATTTCACCACGAAGCCTGATAAAAACAAAAAGCGGCACCTTGTGCTTTTTGGGGCTGGAAGTGGAATTACACCCTTGATTTCCATCATGAAATCCATCCTCAACAAAGAACCTCAAAGTGTGGTATCCCTAATTTATGGCAACAGAGACCTCGAATCCATCATTTTTGATAAAGAGTTGGCCGAATATAAAGCCAACTTCAATGGCCGTTTAAATTTGATCCATATCCTAGATGATCCAAGGGGGGTGGAGGAATGCTACAAAGGCAGGGTGGAAAGAAGCCAGGTAAAAGGACTTCTTGAAGGTTTACCTTCCTTCCCTGAAGATGAAACAGAATATTATATCTGTGGACCCTCTGGTATGATGGTGGAGGCAGAAGAAGGACTTAAGGCTTGTGGCATACCGGAAGAGCGGATTTTTATGGAGAAATTTACTTCCCCACCACCATCTGCTGAAGAAACCAAGGCAGCTGGACCTTTACTGGAAAACAGGGAAGTTTCCATCATCCATAATGGCAAAACCTACGAAGTACCCGTCAAGGCTGGTACTACTATTTTGGATGCTGCCTTAGATGAAAAAATCAACCTGCCTTATGTATGTATGGATGGCATTTGTGGTACCTGTAAAGCCACCTGTACTTCCGGAGAAGTTTTTATGCGAAAAGGGCATGTGCTTAGCCAAAAAGAATTGGACAATAATGTAGTACTCACCTGTCTCTGCAAACCCCTGACCAACAATGTAGTTTTGGACTTTAAATAA
- the ccsA gene encoding cytochrome c biogenesis protein CcsA encodes MIGNLGHLSIIIAFVGISAAIFAYFQENQASLEKDKKSWQMVARICFSLHSLAVLSAIGILFAILFDHHYEYDYAWQHAANDLPVYYIISCFWEGQEGSFLIWAFWNVLIGIFLIRSCKKWEPKTMLVFSAVQFFLVSMVLGIHISDGIKIGNSPFMLLKDVSDSEIFKSNPNFIPQDGTGLNPLLQNIWMVIHPPVIFLGFALSSVPFCLAMAALWQKRPQDFIYKSSPWILASVGVLGIGIVMGAYWAYETLNFGDTGIGIR; translated from the coding sequence ATGATCGGCAACCTAGGACATTTATCCATCATCATCGCCTTTGTGGGCATTTCAGCAGCTATTTTTGCTTATTTCCAGGAAAACCAGGCTTCTCTGGAGAAGGATAAAAAAAGCTGGCAAATGGTTGCCAGAATTTGTTTTTCCCTTCACAGCTTGGCGGTATTATCCGCCATTGGGATATTATTTGCAATCCTTTTTGACCATCATTATGAATATGATTATGCCTGGCAACATGCTGCTAATGACCTTCCTGTGTATTATATCATTTCCTGTTTCTGGGAAGGCCAGGAAGGTAGTTTTTTGATATGGGCATTTTGGAATGTGCTCATAGGCATTTTCTTGATCCGTTCCTGTAAAAAATGGGAACCGAAGACCATGTTGGTATTTAGCGCGGTTCAGTTTTTTCTGGTTTCTATGGTATTGGGCATTCATATTTCAGATGGGATCAAAATTGGTAATTCCCCTTTTATGCTTTTAAAAGATGTTTCAGATAGTGAAATATTTAAAAGCAACCCAAATTTTATTCCCCAGGATGGAACCGGACTGAATCCCCTTTTACAAAACATTTGGATGGTTATTCATCCGCCAGTAATTTTTTTGGGATTTGCTTTATCCAGTGTGCCTTTTTGCCTGGCCATGGCGGCCCTTTGGCAAAAAAGGCCACAGGATTTTATTTACAAATCCAGTCCCTGGATCCTGGCCAGCGTAGGGGTTCTGGGAATTGGCATTGTGATGGGAGCTTATTGGGCTTATGAAACCTTAAATTTTGGGGATACTGGAATTGGGATCCGGTAG
- a CDS encoding cytochrome c-type biogenesis CcmF C-terminal domain-containing protein, producing MPWLALLAATHGMVLYRRKEKGLPLTLALSMAGFILVVYSTFLTRSGILGETSVHAFTDLGLSGQLLLFLISFVIAAVAMFLYGRRQLKENEAQSSFLSLEFWMMLGICLFCLSAFQVLLPTSIPVFNVLLEMLGIEKSLAPPADQVTFYSKFQIWFGVAFCLASGLGQIFYWKRIASKKMLENELGLPIIISLVLTSLFVFLAKTQDISYIFLIGSAIYLIAVSLQIMVPLVKNIQRTSLGGILAHVGMAVMLLGFVYSAGHQKIISKNMAINAPESNLPVHTVRDNLLLSQNVPKQNQGFELIYKGAHYKDRETGKLIPVQTTLPTWNDHEKIIQNEFSSNLGIHKGDTITIDPENIYYNIRVRETGRSGFTLSPRMQNNPQMGYIASPDIQSFFTKDIYTHVTNFPDPEKVRWNPAEKRKIRVGESFELQGLHLTLNEINLNEDPLGIPESEQDFPLEASVTIRDQYGVYTAKPIYHIDDKRSVRLFPDEIKAIGTKVFLSKVDPENQQYELMVMTSQRDWITIESIEMPFISLVWIGALLMTIGIGVSFFFRLVETRESQMEEDFLWEASWNGQSSSRIQVKPETSFNT from the coding sequence GTGCCCTGGTTAGCCCTATTGGCCGCCACGCATGGAATGGTCCTTTATAGGAGAAAAGAAAAGGGGCTCCCTCTAACTTTGGCCCTTTCAATGGCCGGATTTATCCTGGTAGTGTATTCGACATTTTTGACCAGAAGTGGCATTTTGGGAGAGACCTCTGTCCATGCTTTTACGGACTTGGGATTATCCGGTCAATTATTATTGTTTCTCATTTCATTTGTCATAGCTGCAGTGGCCATGTTCTTGTATGGACGGAGACAATTGAAGGAAAATGAAGCCCAATCCTCCTTTTTATCCCTTGAATTCTGGATGATGTTGGGCATTTGTTTGTTTTGTCTTTCCGCTTTTCAGGTTTTGTTGCCCACTTCCATTCCGGTTTTCAACGTTTTATTGGAAATGCTGGGAATTGAAAAGAGTCTGGCACCTCCTGCAGACCAGGTGACCTTTTACAGCAAATTTCAAATATGGTTTGGGGTGGCCTTTTGTTTGGCTTCTGGCTTAGGCCAGATTTTTTATTGGAAAAGAATAGCCAGCAAGAAGATGTTGGAAAATGAATTGGGCCTACCTATTATCATCAGTTTGGTATTGACCTCCCTATTTGTTTTTCTGGCCAAAACACAGGATATCAGCTATATTTTTCTGATTGGATCGGCCATCTATCTGATTGCAGTCAGCCTTCAGATAATGGTTCCATTGGTAAAAAATATTCAAAGAACATCCCTTGGAGGCATATTGGCCCATGTGGGAATGGCTGTTATGCTCTTAGGCTTTGTCTATTCTGCTGGGCATCAGAAAATCATCAGTAAAAATATGGCCATTAATGCCCCTGAGAGCAATTTACCCGTCCATACGGTAAGGGACAATTTATTACTCAGTCAAAATGTCCCCAAACAAAATCAAGGATTCGAATTGATTTATAAGGGTGCCCACTACAAGGATAGGGAAACTGGAAAGCTAATCCCCGTCCAGACAACTTTGCCTACCTGGAATGATCATGAGAAAATTATTCAAAATGAATTTTCCAGTAATCTGGGTATTCATAAAGGGGATACCATCACTATTGACCCGGAAAATATATATTATAATATCAGGGTAAGGGAAACAGGCCGCTCAGGATTTACCCTTTCTCCCAGAATGCAAAACAATCCACAAATGGGATATATAGCTTCCCCGGATATTCAAAGTTTTTTTACCAAAGACATTTATACCCATGTCACCAATTTTCCTGATCCCGAAAAGGTAAGATGGAACCCAGCAGAAAAACGGAAAATAAGGGTAGGGGAATCGTTTGAATTGCAGGGGCTCCATTTGACCCTCAATGAGATCAATTTGAATGAAGATCCTCTGGGAATTCCTGAATCCGAGCAGGATTTTCCCTTAGAGGCTTCCGTCACCATTAGGGATCAGTATGGTGTTTACACTGCCAAGCCTATTTATCATATTGATGATAAACGGTCTGTTCGTTTATTTCCAGATGAGATCAAAGCAATAGGCACCAAGGTATTTTTAAGTAAAGTCGATCCGGAAAACCAACAATATGAACTAATGGTGATGACATCTCAGAGGGATTGGATCACGATAGAATCCATAGAAATGCCATTTATCAGTTTGGTCTGGATAGGAGCCCTTTTGATGACCATTGGAATTGGGGTATCCTTTTTTTTCCGCTTAGTGGAGACCAGAGAAAGCCAAATGGAGGAGGATTTTCTTTGGGAAGCTTCCTGGAACGGGCAGTCTTCTTCAAGAATTCAGGTCAAGCCAGAAACATCATTTAACACTTAA